From a single Brassica napus cultivar Da-Ae chromosome C9, Da-Ae, whole genome shotgun sequence genomic region:
- the LOC111206464 gene encoding probable carboxylesterase 16 — MPSVAVKLYSVFFKLLLKHRLQNLISSSPDDDASPDPFGVSTRSDESVAAANPSFTDGVATKDIHIDPMTSLTVRIFLPESALSPSELRRGDDDSHSHPHNPRSDRRHSYAVIPRNQTSPERNESRRKSYEPYGGYAPSAKRSSRKLPVMLQFHGGGWVAGGSDSAANDFFCRRIAKVCDVIVLAVGYRLAPENRYPAAFEDGVKVLNWLGKQANLADCCKSLGNNRRVNGVELKKLNVQGHIVDAFGASMVEPWLAAHADPSRCVLLGVSCGGNIADYVARKAVEAGKLLEPVKVVAQVLMYPFFIGNNPTQSEIKLANSYFYDKSVSALAWKLFLPEKEFDFDHPAANPLAHNRSGPPLKLMPPTLTVVAEHDWMRDRAIAYAEELRKVNVDSPVLEYKDAVHEFATLDMLLKTPQAQACAEDIAIWVKKYISLRGHEFSY, encoded by the exons ATGCCAAGCGTAGCTGTGAAACTCTACAGCgtcttcttcaagctcctccTCAAACACCGTCTCCAGAACCTCATCTCATCTTCCCCCGACGACGACGCGTCGCCTGATCCCTTCGGCGTCTCCACCCGATCCGATGAATCCGTCGCCGCCGCGAACCCGTCCTTCACCGACGGCGTCGCGACCAAAGACATCCACATCGATCCGATGACGTCGCTCACGGTCCGCATCTTCCTCCCCGAATCAGCTCTCTCCCCGTCCGAGCTACGCCGCGGAGACGACgattctcattctcatcctcACAATCCCAGATCCGATCGGAGACATAGCTACGCCGTCATCCCTCGTAACCAGACCTCTCCGGAGAGGAACGAGTCTCGGAGGAAGAGCTACGAACCTTACGGAGGATACGCGCCGTCGGCGAAGAGAAGCTCGCGTAAATTGCCGGTGATGTTGCAGTTTCACGGCGGAGGTTGGGTCGCCGGAGGATCTGACTCGGCGGCTAACGACTTCTTTTGCCGGAGGATAGCTAAAGTGTGCGATGTGATTGTGTTGGCAGTAGGGTATAGGCTTGCGCCTGAGAATAGGTATCCTGCGGCGTTTGAGGATGGGGTTAAGGTGCTGAATTGGCTTGGGAAGCAAGCTAATCTAGCTGATTGTTGTAAGTCTTTGGGTAATAATAGACGCGTTAATGGAGTTGAGTTGAAGAAACTGAATGTTCAAGGTCACATTGTTGATGCTTTTGGTGCTTCTATGGTTGAGCCTTGGCTCGCAGCTCATGCTGATCCTTCCAG ATGTGTTCTTTTGGGGGTGAGCTGTGGTGGGAACATAGCAGACTACGTAGCTCGGAAAGCAGTAGAAGCTGGGAAACTTCTAGAGCCTGTTAAAGTCGTTGCACAGGTTCTAATGTACCCTTTCTTCATCGGGAACAACCCAACACAATCAGAGATAAAGCTGGCAAACTCTTACTTCTACGATAAGTCTGTCTCTGCACTCGCCTGGAAACTCTTCTTACCAGAGAAAGAGTTCGACTTTGACCACCCAGCAGCAAACCCGCTTGCACACAACCGGAGTGGACCACCTCTGAAGCTAATGCCTCCGACTCTTACAGTAGTGGCGGAGCATGACTGGATGAGAGATCGAGCCATTGCTTACGCCGAGGAGCTTAGGAAAGTAAACGTAGATTCTCCAGTTTTGGAATATAAAGACGCGGTTCATGAGTTTGCAACACTTGATATGCTTCTCAAGACTCCTCAGGCACAGGCATGCGCCGAAGATATTGCTATTTGGGTGAAGAAATACATTTCGCTCCGAGGCCATGAGTTCTCTTACTAA
- the LOC106418288 gene encoding TLC domain-containing protein At5g14285 → MSINVFKTSVPDVPLFFTMFLIIYLVAYLIVFRNWKPQIRPEASSCLISIFHGTPAVFLASRAVFSSSSGFSFSSANTAAQNTVLDFSVAYFLTDLLHYIVFYPSDVLFIGHHVATLFVFITCRFLVSHGACAILGLLILAEVTSACQNAWTLAGARKSDPESRLAVKVYDLLSPPFYAFYSVVRGVLGPLFFGKMVASYARGEANGVIPNWLWVSWAVVVGTAITVSILWIWNLWIELFRERKAKKLGQDKKVR, encoded by the coding sequence ATGTCGATCAACGTCTTCAAAACCTCCGTTCCAGACGTCCCACTCTTCTTCACCATGTTCCTAATCATCTACCTCGTCGCCTACCTCATCGTCTTCCGCAATTGGAAACCACAAATCCGTCCCGAAGCTTCAAGCTGTCTAATCTCAATCTTCCACGGAACTCCCGCAGTCTTCCTCGCCTCACGCGCcgtcttctcctcctcctcaggCTTCTCCTTCTCCTCGGCTAACACCGCCGCTCAGAACACCGTCCTCGATTTCAGCGTCGCCTACTTCCTCACCGATCTCCTCCACTACATCGTCTTCTACCCTAGCGACGTCCTCTTCATCGGCCACCACGTAGCTACTCTCTTCGTCTTCATCACATGTCGCTTCCTCGTCTCCCACGGAGCCTGCGCCATATTAGGGCTCCTGATCCTCGCTGAGGTCACCAGCGCGTGTCAAAACGCGTGGACACTCGCCGGAGCGAGGAAGAGCGATCCGGAGTCTAGATTGGCCGTCAAAGTGTATGATCTCTTGTCCCCTCCGTTTTACGCATTCTACAGTGTCGTTAGAGGAGTGTTGGGACCTTTGTTCTTTGGGAAGATGGTTGCTTCTTACGCTAGAGGCGAAGCTAACGGCGTGATACCTAACTGGCTGTGGGTTTCTTGGGCTGTTGTTGTTGGAACTGCTATTACTGTTAGTATACTTTGGATTTGGAATCTGTGGATAGAATTGTTTAGAGAAAGGAAGGCTAAAAAATTAGGACAAGACAAGAAGGTTAGATAG